A window from Vulcanimicrobium alpinum encodes these proteins:
- a CDS encoding acyl-CoA thioesterase, whose protein sequence is MFENYRFIRDQHVVFRDLDFFRHVNNAAYVTWTETVRIEYVLEVLGIALDARCSIIMASQKFDYLYPIGLGEKVSVGVRVSRLGTKSLDLEYEIWSHTANTLAVRATNAIVAYDYEAGAAIAIPQDWREKIVAFEPGLSP, encoded by the coding sequence GTGTTCGAGAACTACCGCTTCATCCGCGACCAGCACGTCGTGTTCCGCGACCTCGATTTCTTCCGTCACGTGAACAACGCCGCGTACGTCACCTGGACCGAGACGGTACGCATCGAGTACGTGCTCGAGGTCCTGGGCATCGCGCTCGACGCGCGCTGCAGCATCATCATGGCCTCGCAGAAGTTCGACTATCTCTACCCGATCGGTTTGGGCGAGAAGGTCTCGGTCGGCGTGCGCGTCTCCCGCCTGGGCACCAAATCGCTCGATCTCGAGTACGAGATCTGGAGCCACACCGCGAACACGCTCGCGGTCCGCGCGACCAACGCGATCGTCGCCTACGATTACGAAGCGGGGGCGGCGATCGCGATCCCGCAGGACTGGCGCGAAAAGATCGTTGCGTTCGAACCCGGGCTCTCGCCCTAA
- a CDS encoding 3-isopropylmalate dehydratase large subunit, with translation MGRSLFDKVWDAHVIEELPGGNALVFIDLVVAHEITTPPGAIAIEKEFDDILYDPKRIVAMIDHVAPAKDSATALQAHTVRTWAKRQGIRFHDIGDNGICHVIVPERGYVTPGMTVCCGDSHTCTLGAFGAFALGIGTTAQAGAMLAGCLILQRPKVMKVEVTGELQEGATAKDLALTVIATIGFRGGTGYVLEYTGSAIRALTMEQRMTLCNMAIEAGATTGIIAPDATTEAYLAATPEAPNHWVAQRADDDAEYAATVTIDASAIRPVVSWGTNPGECSPIDGAIPFDAPAESLEYMALAPGQAMRSIAIDQAFIGSCTNSRIGDLRAAAAVLRGQRVSVPTIITPGSQAVRRQAEGEGLHDIFQDAGALWTHSSCGPCLGMSMGVLAPGTRCVSSSNRNFPGRMGDGGRVHLAAPAVVAASAILGRIASPSEIEQREAVIA, from the coding sequence ATGGGGCGTTCGCTGTTCGATAAGGTGTGGGACGCGCACGTGATCGAGGAACTGCCGGGCGGGAATGCGCTGGTGTTCATCGATCTGGTGGTCGCGCACGAGATCACGACGCCGCCCGGTGCGATCGCGATCGAAAAAGAGTTCGACGACATCCTCTACGATCCGAAGCGGATCGTCGCAATGATCGATCACGTCGCGCCGGCGAAGGACTCGGCGACCGCGCTGCAGGCGCACACGGTCCGCACCTGGGCGAAGCGCCAAGGGATCCGGTTCCACGACATCGGCGACAACGGGATCTGTCACGTCATCGTCCCCGAACGCGGCTACGTGACGCCGGGGATGACGGTCTGCTGCGGCGACAGCCACACCTGCACGCTCGGCGCGTTCGGGGCGTTCGCGCTCGGGATCGGGACGACCGCGCAGGCCGGGGCGATGCTGGCGGGATGCCTGATCCTGCAGCGTCCGAAGGTGATGAAGGTCGAGGTGACCGGCGAACTGCAGGAAGGCGCGACCGCCAAGGATCTCGCGCTCACCGTGATCGCGACGATCGGCTTCCGCGGCGGCACCGGCTACGTGCTCGAATACACCGGCTCGGCGATCCGCGCGCTCACGATGGAACAGCGGATGACGCTGTGCAATATGGCGATCGAAGCGGGCGCGACGACCGGGATCATCGCGCCGGACGCGACGACGGAAGCGTATCTTGCCGCGACGCCCGAAGCGCCGAACCACTGGGTCGCGCAACGCGCCGACGACGACGCCGAGTACGCCGCGACGGTCACGATCGACGCGAGCGCGATCCGGCCCGTCGTCTCGTGGGGGACGAACCCCGGCGAGTGCTCGCCGATCGACGGCGCGATCCCGTTCGACGCGCCCGCCGAGTCGCTCGAATACATGGCGCTCGCGCCGGGACAGGCGATGCGCAGCATCGCGATCGATCAGGCGTTCATCGGTTCGTGCACCAACTCGCGGATCGGCGATCTCCGCGCCGCCGCGGCGGTGCTGCGCGGTCAGCGCGTGAGCGTACCGACGATCATCACCCCCGGTTCGCAGGCGGTGCGCCGCCAGGCCGAAGGGGAAGGGCTGCACGACATCTTTCAGGATGCCGGCGCGCTCTGGACGCACTCGTCGTGCGGGCCGTGTCTGGGGATGTCGATGGGCGTGCTGGCGCCGGGAACGCGCTGCGTCTCGTCGTCGAACCGCAACTTCCCCGGCCGCATGGGCGACGGCGGACGCGTCCATCTCGCCGCGCCGGCGGTCGTCGCCGCGTCGGCGATCCTCGGCCGGATCGCGTCGCCGTCGGAGATCGAGCAGCGCGAAGCGGTGATCGCATGA
- the ilvC gene encoding ketol-acid reductoisomerase — protein sequence MDAYYDRDIDRGALDGKTIAVIGYGSQGRAHALNLHDSRQHVVVGLRPGSPKRDEARRDGVPVASIAEAVTQADLVMMLIPDEEQPAVFMRDVVEHLRPGMTLAFAHGFGIHFGTIVPPADVDVIMIAPKGPGRLVRTEYEAGRGVPCLIAIHQNPSGHAKEIALAYASAIGGGRAGILETNFKEETETDLFGEQAVLCGGLSALVKAGFETLTEAGYAPEMAYFECLHEVKLIVDLMYERGIEGMRNAISNTAKYGDYTRGERIVNDATRAEMRKILGEIQSGQFAQEWVAENAAGKPSFRKFREQASQHEIEHVGHELRGLMPWMNENAASANTDDDLRFRVL from the coding sequence ATGGACGCCTATTACGACCGCGACATCGACCGCGGCGCACTCGACGGGAAAACGATCGCCGTCATCGGCTACGGCAGCCAGGGGCGCGCGCACGCGCTCAACCTGCACGATTCCCGTCAGCACGTCGTCGTCGGCTTGCGGCCGGGCTCGCCCAAACGCGACGAAGCGCGCCGCGACGGCGTGCCGGTCGCTTCGATCGCGGAAGCCGTCACGCAAGCCGACCTCGTGATGATGCTGATCCCCGACGAGGAGCAGCCCGCGGTGTTCATGCGCGACGTCGTCGAGCATTTGCGCCCCGGAATGACGCTCGCGTTCGCGCACGGTTTCGGGATCCACTTCGGGACGATCGTGCCGCCGGCCGACGTCGACGTGATCATGATCGCGCCCAAAGGCCCCGGGCGCCTGGTGCGCACCGAGTACGAAGCGGGACGCGGCGTGCCGTGCCTGATCGCGATCCACCAGAATCCCTCGGGCCACGCCAAAGAGATCGCGCTCGCGTACGCGTCGGCGATCGGCGGCGGCCGCGCCGGCATCCTCGAGACCAACTTCAAGGAAGAGACGGAGACCGATCTCTTCGGCGAGCAGGCGGTGCTGTGCGGCGGCCTCTCGGCGCTGGTCAAAGCCGGGTTCGAGACGCTCACCGAGGCCGGCTACGCGCCCGAGATGGCGTACTTCGAGTGCCTGCACGAAGTGAAGCTGATCGTCGACCTGATGTACGAACGCGGCATCGAGGGGATGCGCAACGCGATCAGCAACACGGCGAAATACGGCGACTACACGCGCGGCGAGCGGATCGTCAACGACGCCACGCGCGCCGAGATGCGCAAGATCCTGGGCGAGATCCAAAGCGGCCAGTTCGCGCAGGAATGGGTCGCGGAGAACGCTGCCGGCAAACCGTCGTTCCGCAAGTTCCGCGAGCAGGCGTCGCAGCACGAGATCGAGCACGTCGGTCACGAGCTGCGCGGGCTGATGCCGTGGATGAACGAGAACGCCGCGTCCGCGAACACGGACGACGACCTGCGGTTCCGGGTGCTGTAG
- the ilvB gene encoding biosynthetic-type acetolactate synthase large subunit — MNGAQAVVATLEAEGVEVIFGYPGGAIMPMYDALFQHPVRHVLCRHEAAAAFAAGGYARTSGRVGVCCATSGPGATNLVTALLDAYMDSVPLVAITGQVRTELMGTDGFQEADVCAITQPITKQNFLVTRAEDIMPTLREAFALARSGRPGPVLVDIPNDMLKAQIGEIAVPPAPVVRRASRARASDEAVREAVARIRAARRPVAIIGGGVRAGAVEAYRTFVSLLGLPHASTIMALGAAAQSDPNALGMLGMHGLKAANKAVQRADLLIALGMRFDDRVTGKPDRFARNATVIHADIDATEFNKIISADVSLHGDLRDTLEALIAELVRGHVPRFDDWANEARLLGGPLPSDRVEAQVLSATDVLDRFFEALPREAIVTTDVGQHQMWAAQRARPAHPRNYATSAGLGAMGFGFPAAIGAQFANPEAPVFAIVGDGGFQMCLPELATLRRYRVPAKVLLIDNQNLGMVRQWQELFFSERYSATNLSDNPDFAAIARAYGIEAFFVNAPGDADAVIARFIAHPGPALLHAACHPTENVWPMIPAGMTVDDLMEARA, encoded by the coding sequence ATGAACGGCGCGCAGGCCGTCGTCGCGACGCTGGAAGCCGAAGGTGTCGAGGTCATCTTCGGCTATCCCGGCGGCGCGATCATGCCGATGTACGATGCCCTCTTTCAGCATCCGGTTCGGCACGTGCTCTGCCGCCACGAAGCGGCGGCCGCGTTCGCGGCGGGCGGGTACGCACGCACCTCCGGACGCGTCGGCGTCTGCTGTGCGACCTCGGGCCCCGGTGCGACGAACCTCGTCACCGCGCTGCTCGACGCCTACATGGACAGCGTCCCGCTCGTCGCGATCACGGGACAGGTGCGTACCGAGCTGATGGGGACCGACGGCTTCCAGGAAGCCGACGTCTGCGCGATCACCCAGCCGATCACCAAGCAGAACTTCCTGGTCACCCGCGCGGAAGACATCATGCCGACGCTGCGCGAAGCGTTCGCGCTCGCGCGCAGCGGACGTCCCGGGCCGGTGCTGGTCGACATCCCCAACGACATGCTCAAGGCGCAGATCGGCGAGATCGCGGTCCCGCCGGCACCGGTGGTGCGCCGCGCCTCGCGCGCGCGCGCCTCCGACGAGGCGGTGCGCGAGGCGGTCGCGCGGATCCGCGCCGCGCGCCGTCCGGTCGCGATCATCGGCGGCGGCGTCCGCGCCGGCGCGGTGGAAGCCTACCGCACCTTCGTCTCGCTGCTCGGCCTCCCGCACGCTTCGACCATCATGGCGCTCGGCGCGGCCGCGCAGAGCGATCCGAACGCGCTCGGGATGCTCGGGATGCACGGGCTGAAGGCCGCCAACAAAGCGGTCCAGCGCGCCGATCTGCTGATCGCACTTGGGATGCGCTTCGACGATCGCGTGACCGGCAAGCCCGATCGTTTCGCGCGCAACGCGACGGTGATCCACGCCGACATCGACGCGACCGAGTTCAACAAGATCATCTCCGCCGACGTCTCGCTCCACGGCGACCTGCGCGACACGCTCGAGGCGCTGATCGCCGAACTCGTGCGCGGCCACGTTCCGCGTTTCGACGACTGGGCCAACGAAGCGCGGCTGCTGGGAGGACCGCTGCCGAGCGATCGCGTCGAGGCGCAGGTCCTCTCCGCGACCGACGTCCTCGACCGCTTCTTCGAGGCGTTGCCGCGCGAGGCGATCGTCACCACCGACGTCGGCCAGCATCAGATGTGGGCGGCGCAGCGCGCGCGGCCCGCGCACCCGCGCAACTACGCCACGTCGGCGGGGCTCGGCGCGATGGGCTTCGGCTTCCCGGCCGCGATCGGCGCGCAGTTCGCGAACCCGGAGGCGCCGGTGTTTGCGATCGTCGGCGACGGCGGGTTCCAGATGTGCCTGCCGGAGCTGGCGACGCTGCGGCGATACCGCGTCCCGGCCAAAGTGCTGCTGATCGACAACCAGAATCTCGGGATGGTGCGGCAGTGGCAGGAGCTCTTCTTCTCCGAGCGCTACTCCGCGACGAATCTTTCCGACAACCCGGACTTCGCCGCGATCGCGCGCGCGTACGGGATCGAAGCATTCTTCGTGAACGCGCCCGGCGACGCCGACGCGGTGATCGCGCGGTTCATCGCCCATCCCGGTCCGGCGCTGCTGCACGCGGCGTGTCATCCCACCGAGAACGTGTGGCCGATGATCCCGGCCGGGATGACGGTCGACGACCTGATGGAAGCGCGCGCGTGA
- the ileS gene encoding isoleucine--tRNA ligase, translated as MPDADRDYRWSLNLPKTDFPMRAELPKREPARVAWWADRRTYLTRLERNGRDGGAPFILHDGPPYANGDMHMGTFLNRFLKDALVKIHLLDGRYADFVPGWDMHGLPIEKETLKHLKLDFRTADPIELRRACRERALYWLDRQRSQMLRMGASFGRFDDPYMTIAPEFEATIVETLADLAERDYLYKGLRSTLWCVYDETALAEAEIEYKDHTSPSVYVRFPASAAQRAALLEKFGLTDDGTPLSIAIWTTTPWTLPANVAVALSPTATYGVYRIGNEDVIVAAALAADVLARFPRHAELVEAQPSPSPQATLRGEAVGATLDRLAVRHPFLDRDSLVILADYVELETGTGAVHTAPGHGEVDFDSGVEYGLPVINPVDGGGRFTAEAGPYAGAFIFDANARIVEDLRASGALIANESYEHSYPHCWRCKNPVVYRATSQWFIGMDRHGLRERAAGAVRTVEFFPAWGATRMSQMVENHPEWCVSRQRAWGTPIPALACGSCSESFLSPELARAFAAAMRARSFDEGNASDLWWTEDWRAFAPAGLACPRCGGTDLQKERNIVDIWFESGVTWRAVLVERGMKYPADAYLEGGDQYRGWFRSNLVTSVAVEDRAPYERVIAHGWVVDQHGHAMHKSAGNYIAADEAIAKYGADVLRLWVASAEFTGDIRLGAHLLDNVSNVYRNLRNRLRWFLGSVEGLTPDAIVPRAAMEPLDRLALAALDAFATEVGEHYRAFRLHDAYVAIQKFDVDDLSRFYVDALKDRLYSGAPERRASAQSALLAIFRTMCVLLAPVLSFTAEEAWQHLDPALRGDAESVFDLALPQPVAADADALATWALLKELRAQVAANEGVRDFQLDARVDVAPDLHERFAALGDSLREALVVSALRGIGRSADGTAKVVTLPAQGEKCQRCWKYLPLGADPEHPDLHAECAAIVRALETAAAPASP; from the coding sequence ATGCCCGACGCCGACCGCGACTACCGCTGGAGCCTGAACCTCCCGAAGACCGACTTTCCGATGCGCGCGGAGCTTCCCAAGCGGGAACCCGCACGCGTCGCATGGTGGGCCGACCGCCGCACGTATCTGACGCGGCTCGAGCGAAACGGCCGCGACGGCGGCGCGCCGTTCATCCTGCACGACGGGCCGCCGTACGCCAACGGCGACATGCACATGGGGACCTTCCTCAACCGCTTCCTCAAGGACGCGCTGGTGAAGATCCATCTGCTCGACGGCCGCTACGCCGATTTCGTCCCCGGCTGGGACATGCACGGCCTGCCGATCGAAAAGGAGACGCTCAAGCACCTCAAGCTCGATTTCCGGACCGCCGATCCGATCGAACTGCGGCGCGCCTGCCGCGAGCGGGCCTTGTACTGGCTGGACCGCCAGCGCTCGCAGATGTTGCGGATGGGTGCGTCGTTCGGCCGCTTCGACGATCCGTACATGACGATCGCGCCGGAGTTCGAGGCGACGATCGTCGAGACGCTCGCCGATCTGGCCGAACGCGACTATCTCTATAAAGGGCTGCGCTCGACGCTCTGGTGCGTCTACGACGAGACCGCGCTCGCCGAAGCCGAGATCGAGTACAAAGACCACACCTCGCCGTCGGTCTACGTGCGCTTCCCCGCGAGCGCCGCCCAGCGCGCCGCCCTGCTCGAGAAGTTCGGACTCACCGACGACGGCACGCCGCTCTCGATCGCGATCTGGACCACGACCCCGTGGACGCTCCCCGCCAACGTCGCCGTCGCGCTCAGCCCCACCGCGACGTACGGCGTCTACCGCATCGGCAACGAAGACGTCATCGTCGCCGCCGCCCTCGCTGCCGACGTCCTGGCCCGGTTCCCCCGTCACGCTGAGCTTGTCGAAGCGCAGCCGTCACCATCACCGCAAGCAACGTTGCGCGGCGAAGCCGTCGGCGCGACGCTCGACCGGCTGGCCGTGCGCCACCCGTTCCTCGACCGCGACTCGCTGGTGATCCTCGCCGACTACGTCGAACTCGAAACCGGAACCGGCGCCGTGCACACGGCGCCCGGCCACGGCGAAGTCGACTTCGACTCCGGCGTGGAGTACGGACTCCCGGTGATCAACCCCGTCGACGGCGGCGGCCGCTTCACCGCCGAAGCCGGCCCCTACGCCGGCGCGTTTATCTTCGACGCGAACGCACGCATCGTCGAAGACCTGCGCGCCTCGGGCGCACTGATCGCGAACGAGTCGTACGAACATTCGTATCCGCACTGCTGGCGCTGCAAGAATCCGGTCGTCTACCGCGCGACGTCGCAGTGGTTCATTGGGATGGACCGGCACGGCTTGCGCGAGCGCGCCGCCGGCGCGGTCCGCACCGTCGAGTTCTTCCCCGCCTGGGGCGCGACGCGGATGTCGCAGATGGTCGAGAACCATCCCGAGTGGTGCGTCTCGCGCCAGCGCGCGTGGGGGACGCCGATCCCCGCGCTCGCGTGCGGTTCGTGCAGCGAGTCGTTCCTCTCGCCGGAGCTCGCGCGCGCGTTCGCGGCGGCGATGCGCGCCCGCTCGTTCGACGAAGGCAACGCCTCGGATTTGTGGTGGACGGAAGACTGGCGCGCGTTCGCGCCCGCGGGGCTGGCGTGCCCGCGCTGCGGCGGCACCGACCTGCAGAAAGAGCGCAACATCGTCGACATCTGGTTCGAGTCGGGCGTCACCTGGCGTGCCGTGCTCGTCGAGCGCGGGATGAAGTATCCCGCCGACGCGTATCTCGAAGGCGGCGATCAATACCGCGGCTGGTTCCGTTCGAACCTCGTCACCTCGGTCGCGGTCGAGGACCGCGCGCCGTACGAGCGCGTGATCGCGCACGGCTGGGTGGTCGATCAGCACGGCCACGCGATGCACAAATCGGCGGGAAACTACATCGCCGCCGACGAGGCGATCGCGAAATACGGCGCGGACGTGCTGCGCCTGTGGGTCGCGTCGGCCGAGTTCACCGGCGACATCCGGCTGGGCGCGCACCTCCTCGACAACGTCTCGAACGTCTACCGCAACCTGCGCAACCGCCTGCGCTGGTTCCTCGGCTCGGTGGAAGGCTTGACGCCGGACGCGATCGTCCCGCGCGCGGCGATGGAACCGCTCGACCGGCTCGCCCTCGCCGCGCTCGATGCGTTCGCAACCGAGGTCGGCGAGCATTATCGCGCGTTCCGCTTGCACGACGCCTACGTCGCGATTCAGAAATTCGACGTCGACGATCTTTCTCGGTTCTACGTCGACGCGCTCAAAGACCGGCTCTACTCCGGTGCGCCGGAGCGGCGCGCGAGCGCGCAGTCGGCGCTGCTCGCCATCTTCCGCACGATGTGCGTCCTGCTCGCGCCGGTGCTCTCGTTCACCGCCGAGGAAGCATGGCAGCACCTCGATCCGGCGCTGCGCGGCGACGCCGAGTCGGTCTTCGATCTCGCGTTGCCGCAGCCGGTCGCGGCCGATGCCGACGCGCTCGCGACGTGGGCGCTGCTCAAGGAGCTGCGCGCGCAGGTCGCTGCGAACGAAGGGGTGCGCGACTTTCAGCTCGACGCGCGCGTCGACGTCGCGCCGGATCTCCACGAACGCTTCGCCGCGCTCGGCGACAGCCTCCGCGAAGCGCTCGTCGTCTCGGCGCTGCGCGGGATCGGCCGGTCCGCCGACGGCACCGCGAAGGTCGTGACGTTGCCGGCGCAGGGCGAGAAGTGTCAGCGATGCTGGAAGTATCTCCCGCTCGGCGCCGATCCGGAACACCCGGACCTGCACGCCGAATGCGCCGCGATCGTCCGCGCGCTCGAAACCGCAGCCGCTCCCGCGTCACCCTGA
- the leuD gene encoding 3-isopropylmalate dehydratase small subunit: MIVEGSVLAIPRANIDTDQIIPARYLTRIDAAGMGVHLFEGMPDGERLLAQHPGASIVVTGENFGCGSSREHAAWALLDRGFKAVIAPSFARIFHENAYTNALVPVIVPQTIVDGLMSARHIAIDVDGETLRADGGEPIPFGLDALRKHFILGGGFLNYLNAKIPAVRAWEAAR; the protein is encoded by the coding sequence ATGATCGTTGAAGGCAGCGTGCTGGCGATCCCGCGCGCGAACATCGACACCGATCAGATCATCCCGGCGCGCTATCTCACGCGCATCGACGCCGCCGGGATGGGCGTGCATCTCTTCGAGGGGATGCCCGACGGAGAACGGCTCCTGGCGCAGCATCCCGGCGCGTCGATCGTGGTGACGGGAGAGAATTTCGGCTGCGGCTCGTCGCGCGAGCATGCCGCCTGGGCGCTGCTCGATCGCGGCTTCAAAGCGGTGATCGCGCCGAGCTTCGCGCGCATCTTCCACGAGAACGCCTACACCAACGCGCTCGTCCCCGTGATCGTCCCGCAGACGATCGTCGACGGGCTGATGAGCGCGCGGCACATCGCGATCGACGTCGACGGCGAGACGCTGCGCGCCGACGGCGGCGAACCGATCCCGTTCGGCCTCGACGCGCTGCGTAAGCACTTCATCCTCGGCGGCGGTTTCCTCAACTACCTCAACGCCAAGATCCCGGCCGTGCGCGCGTGGGAAGCGGCGCGTTGA
- the leuB gene encoding 3-isopropylmalate dehydrogenase: MTHRIAVLPGDGIGPEVTAAAVQVLGAALPECTFREAAVGAAAIASHGTPLPQETIALGRESDAILFGAVGGPGFDDVTPEKRPEAAILGLRKAFGLYANLRPAFAFAGLESRSPLRAELVRGLDLVIVRELTGGLYFGPKSLEREDGVLTARDTLVYRDFEIERIARVAFDLARARRKHVTSVDKSNVLVSSQLWRRIVGDVAREYPDVTLAHMLVDNAAMQLVRDPRAFDVIVTENLFGDILSDEAAMVTGTIGTAASASLGGPPSARGFGLYEPISGTAPDIVGRGIANPAAAILSAAMLARFSLGETEAAERIERAVAATLAEGPRTADLSDAAPATSTEFTAAVIARCRAESVGARPSR; encoded by the coding sequence TTGACCCACCGCATCGCGGTGCTCCCCGGCGACGGCATCGGTCCCGAAGTGACGGCGGCCGCGGTGCAGGTCCTGGGCGCCGCGCTCCCCGAATGCACGTTCCGCGAAGCGGCGGTCGGCGCCGCGGCGATCGCGTCGCACGGCACGCCGCTCCCGCAGGAGACGATCGCGCTGGGCCGCGAGAGCGACGCGATCCTCTTCGGCGCCGTCGGCGGTCCGGGCTTCGACGACGTCACGCCCGAGAAGCGGCCCGAAGCCGCGATCCTCGGCCTGCGCAAGGCATTCGGGCTGTACGCGAACCTGCGGCCGGCGTTCGCCTTTGCGGGCTTGGAGTCGCGCTCGCCGCTGCGCGCGGAGCTCGTGCGGGGACTCGACCTGGTGATCGTGCGCGAGTTGACCGGCGGGCTGTACTTCGGTCCCAAGTCGCTCGAACGCGAGGACGGGGTGCTCACCGCACGCGACACGCTGGTGTACCGCGATTTCGAGATCGAGCGGATCGCGCGCGTCGCGTTCGATCTGGCGCGGGCGCGGCGAAAACACGTCACCTCGGTCGACAAGTCCAACGTTCTGGTGTCTTCGCAGTTGTGGCGGCGGATCGTCGGCGACGTTGCGCGCGAGTATCCGGACGTGACGCTCGCGCACATGCTCGTCGACAACGCGGCGATGCAGTTGGTGCGCGATCCGCGCGCGTTCGACGTGATCGTCACCGAGAACCTGTTCGGCGACATCCTCTCCGACGAGGCCGCGATGGTGACCGGGACGATCGGCACCGCGGCGAGCGCGAGCCTCGGCGGGCCGCCGAGCGCGCGCGGCTTCGGCCTCTACGAGCCGATCAGCGGAACCGCGCCGGATATCGTCGGCCGCGGCATCGCGAACCCGGCCGCCGCGATCCTCTCTGCGGCGATGCTCGCACGGTTCTCGCTCGGCGAGACCGAGGCGGCGGAGCGCATCGAACGCGCCGTCGCCGCGACGCTCGCCGAAGGCCCGCGCACCGCCGATCTCAGCGACGCCGCCCCCGCGACGTCGACCGAGTTCACCGCCGCCGTCATCGCCCGCTGCCGCGCAGAGTCCGTCGGAGCACGCCCCTCACGCTGA
- the leuA gene encoding 2-isopropylmalate synthase: MQYDRYRPFPAIPLPDRRWPNRTIDRAPLWCSVDLRDGNQALVEPMGPDRKRAMFDLLVRMGFTEIEVGFPSASQPDFDFVRELVEQHRIPDHVTIQVLTQARADLIDRTFEAIDGAPRAIVHVYNATSPLFRRVVFDVDRDGCTAIATSAVSHIKQRAAEIAHRTRVRLEYSPETFSATELDFTKTICEAVMDVWAPTPDAPVILNLPATVEVASPNVYADQIEWIGRNLRNRDCAILSLHPHNDRGTGVAAAELGLMAGADRIEGTLFGNGERTGNVDIVTLALNMATQGVDPKLDFSNIPEIVRTVEECNRLPVHVRHPYGGELVFTAFSGSHQDAIKKGFAALAQTDGSRWEVPYLPIDPKDIGRTYDAVVRVNSQSGKGGVAYVLHADYGFDLPRGLQVEFSRVIQARAEESGGEITPAQIREAFDETYVQPGGLRLVHYVTTNDGVAGTPCTIDATLTDGVRPITIYGDGTGPIDAFVDGLTRTFGIDVHVRDYHEHALRAGEDASAVSYVEVVVDGSPVWGVGNDPNIVTSSLAAIVSAVGRMGVGAGEAALRQAQRDRVRDGARDGVRDEVVA; encoded by the coding sequence ATGCAGTACGACCGCTACCGACCCTTTCCGGCGATTCCGCTCCCCGACCGGCGCTGGCCGAACCGCACGATCGATCGCGCGCCGCTGTGGTGCAGCGTCGATCTGCGCGACGGCAATCAGGCGCTGGTGGAGCCGATGGGGCCGGACCGCAAGCGCGCGATGTTCGATCTGCTCGTGCGGATGGGATTCACCGAGATCGAGGTCGGCTTCCCGTCGGCGTCGCAGCCCGATTTCGATTTCGTCCGCGAGCTCGTCGAGCAGCATCGCATCCCCGACCACGTCACGATCCAGGTGCTCACGCAGGCGCGCGCCGATCTGATCGACCGCACCTTCGAAGCGATCGACGGCGCGCCGCGCGCGATCGTTCACGTCTACAACGCGACCTCGCCGCTTTTCCGGCGCGTCGTCTTCGACGTCGACCGTGACGGCTGCACGGCGATCGCAACCTCGGCCGTGTCGCACATCAAGCAGCGGGCCGCCGAGATCGCGCACCGCACCCGCGTGCGCCTGGAATATTCGCCCGAGACGTTCTCCGCCACCGAACTCGATTTCACCAAGACGATCTGCGAAGCCGTGATGGACGTGTGGGCTCCGACGCCGGACGCGCCGGTGATCCTAAACCTCCCTGCGACCGTCGAGGTCGCGTCGCCGAACGTCTACGCCGATCAGATCGAGTGGATCGGCCGCAACCTGCGCAACCGCGACTGCGCGATTCTGAGCCTGCATCCGCACAACGACCGCGGCACCGGCGTCGCCGCCGCGGAACTCGGCCTGATGGCCGGCGCCGACCGCATCGAGGGGACGCTGTTCGGCAACGGCGAGCGCACCGGCAACGTCGACATCGTGACGCTCGCGCTCAACATGGCGACGCAAGGCGTCGATCCGAAGCTCGACTTCTCGAACATCCCCGAGATCGTGCGCACCGTCGAGGAGTGCAACCGGCTCCCCGTGCACGTGCGGCATCCGTATGGCGGCGAACTGGTCTTCACGGCGTTCTCGGGGTCGCACCAGGACGCGATCAAGAAAGGTTTCGCCGCGCTCGCGCAGACCGACGGCTCGCGCTGGGAGGTGCCGTATCTCCCGATCGATCCGAAGGACATCGGACGCACGTACGACGCGGTCGTGCGGGTCAACAGCCAGTCGGGGAAGGGCGGCGTCGCCTACGTGCTGCATGCCGATTACGGGTTCGATCTTCCGCGCGGACTACAGGTCGAGTTCAGCCGCGTCATCCAAGCGCGCGCCGAGGAGTCGGGCGGCGAGATCACGCCGGCGCAGATTCGCGAGGCGTTCGACGAGACGTACGTCCAGCCGGGCGGCCTGCGGCTGGTGCACTACGTGACCACCAACGACGGCGTCGCGGGGACGCCGTGCACGATCGACGCGACGCTCACTGACGGCGTCCGCCCGATCACGATCTACGGTGACGGGACGGGCCCGATCGATGCGTTCGTCGACGGGCTGACGCGGACGTTCGGGATCGACGTGCACGTGCGCGACTACCACGAGCACGCGCTGCGCGCCGGCGAGGATGCGTCGGCGGTCTCCTACGTCGAGGTCGTCGTCGACGGGTCACCGGTGTGGGGCGTAGGGAACGATCCGAACATCGTCACCTCGTCGCTCGCGGCGATCGTCAGCGCCGTGGGGCGCATGGGGGTCGGCGCGGGGGAGGCTGCGCTTCGACAGGCTCAGCGTGACCGAGTGCGTGACGGGGCGCGGGACGGTGTGCGGGATGAGGTGGTTGCGTGA